A single window of Psychrobacter raelei DNA harbors:
- the asd gene encoding aspartate-semialdehyde dehydrogenase gives MSQLKVGLVGWRGMVGSVLMQRMVEENDFANITPIFFSTSNAGGDTPSFEGVTHTEDSATLKDAHDIEALSSCDVIITCQGGDYTKAVHGPLRDSGWQGYWVDAASSLRMEQDSVIILDPVNRSVIDEALQQGTKDFIGGNCTVSLMLMAIGELFNRGWVEWVSAMTYQAASGSGANNMRELISGMGLLRDSVADELANPASAILAIDKKIAETQRSDSFPTQYFGVPLAGSLIPYIDSQLENKQSREEWKGGVETNKILNNQGADIIPIDGLCVRVGSMRCHAQGLTIKLKQDIPLEEIEAALKNSGNQWLDFVEDDKEQTMQRLTPVAVTGTLTVALGRLRKLNMGPEYLGAFTVGDQLLWGAAEPLRRMLNIIQQQG, from the coding sequence ATGAGTCAATTAAAAGTAGGTCTTGTTGGATGGCGTGGCATGGTAGGTTCTGTGCTTATGCAGCGTATGGTAGAGGAAAATGATTTTGCAAATATCACCCCCATTTTCTTTTCGACCAGTAACGCCGGTGGTGATACACCAAGCTTTGAGGGCGTCACGCACACCGAAGACAGTGCTACACTAAAAGATGCTCATGATATCGAAGCGCTCAGCAGCTGTGACGTGATTATCACTTGTCAAGGCGGCGACTACACAAAAGCGGTACATGGCCCACTGCGTGATTCAGGTTGGCAAGGTTATTGGGTCGATGCCGCCAGCAGCCTACGCATGGAGCAAGACAGCGTCATTATCCTAGATCCGGTTAACCGCTCAGTTATCGATGAGGCGCTACAACAAGGTACCAAAGACTTTATCGGTGGTAACTGTACAGTATCACTGATGCTGATGGCCATTGGCGAGTTATTCAACCGTGGCTGGGTGGAGTGGGTATCAGCCATGACCTACCAAGCCGCCAGTGGCTCAGGTGCCAACAACATGCGCGAGCTCATCAGCGGCATGGGCTTATTACGCGACTCAGTCGCTGACGAGTTGGCCAATCCTGCCAGCGCCATCTTGGCCATTGATAAAAAAATTGCCGAAACTCAGCGCAGCGACAGTTTCCCTACCCAGTACTTTGGTGTTCCACTCGCCGGCAGCTTAATCCCTTATATCGACAGCCAGCTTGAAAACAAGCAATCTCGTGAAGAATGGAAAGGCGGCGTTGAAACCAACAAAATTCTAAACAACCAAGGTGCGGATATTATCCCAATCGATGGCCTATGCGTTCGTGTTGGCTCAATGCGTTGTCATGCTCAAGGCTTAACCATTAAGCTAAAACAAGATATTCCACTAGAGGAAATTGAAGCGGCATTAAAGAACAGCGGTAATCAATGGTTAGACTTCGTAGAAGATGACAAAGAGCAGACCATGCAGCGTCTGACGCCTGTCGCCGTTACCGGTACATTAACCGTGGCACTTGGCCGTCTACGTAAGCTTAATATGGGACCTGAGTACCTAGGTGCCTTCACTGTTGGTGACCAACTACTGTGGGGTGCTGCAGAGCCTTTACGCCGTATGCTTAACATCATTCAGCAGCAAGGCTAA
- a CDS encoding putative DNA modification/repair radical SAM protein has translation MGSINYDKLQAKLNILADAAKYDVSCSSSGGNRKNQGGALGDASKSGICHSYTEDGRCVSLLKILLTNHCIYDCAYCTSRRSNDTVRAAFTVEEVVELTMQFYRRNYIEGLFLSSGIFKSGDHTMERLVAVAKLLRTREGFNGYIHLKTIPGASKELLYQAGLYADRLSVNIEIPTKSGLALLAPEKNHAELQAPMQTVKDNIITIKESRKKHKSAPKFTPAGQTSQMIVGASQETDLQVIQLSNHFYKKYDLKRVYYSGYVPMLSDSRLPAIGTPVPLVRENRLYQADWLMRFYGFAAHEIVEPQSPFLDLDCDPKLAWAIRHREHFPVNIQTAPYEVILRVPGIGVKTAKKIIKARRFNQITLDHLKKMGAAVNRAKYFIATTGKNEHLAHLTRDNFRQFVLGQTQTKFGDQRSGQLALF, from the coding sequence ATGGGTTCGATTAATTACGACAAATTACAGGCCAAATTAAATATCTTAGCCGATGCGGCCAAGTATGACGTGTCTTGCTCCTCCTCAGGTGGCAATCGAAAAAACCAAGGCGGCGCTTTGGGAGACGCCTCAAAAAGTGGCATTTGCCACAGCTATACCGAAGATGGCCGCTGCGTTAGTCTACTCAAAATCCTACTCACCAATCACTGCATTTATGACTGCGCGTATTGTACCTCAAGGCGCAGTAACGACACTGTGCGTGCCGCTTTTACGGTCGAGGAAGTGGTTGAGTTAACCATGCAGTTTTATCGGCGTAATTATATAGAAGGGCTATTTTTAAGCTCAGGCATCTTCAAAAGTGGCGACCATACTATGGAGCGCTTGGTAGCAGTGGCCAAGCTGTTGCGCACTCGAGAAGGCTTTAATGGCTATATTCACCTAAAGACCATACCCGGTGCCAGCAAAGAGCTGTTATATCAAGCCGGCCTATATGCTGATCGTCTAAGTGTCAATATCGAGATACCCACCAAGTCTGGCCTTGCGCTATTGGCACCTGAAAAGAATCATGCTGAGCTGCAAGCACCCATGCAGACGGTAAAAGATAACATCATTACCATTAAAGAGAGCCGAAAAAAGCACAAGTCCGCTCCCAAATTCACCCCAGCTGGCCAAACCAGTCAAATGATAGTAGGCGCCAGTCAAGAGACCGACTTGCAAGTCATTCAACTGTCAAACCACTTTTATAAAAAGTATGATCTTAAGCGGGTGTATTACTCAGGCTATGTGCCTATGTTGTCCGATAGCCGCCTGCCCGCGATCGGCACCCCAGTGCCCTTAGTACGTGAAAACCGCTTGTATCAAGCCGACTGGTTGATGCGCTTTTATGGCTTTGCTGCTCATGAGATTGTAGAACCGCAGTCGCCATTTTTAGATTTAGACTGCGACCCAAAGCTTGCCTGGGCCATTCGTCACCGTGAGCATTTTCCGGTCAATATCCAGACCGCCCCTTATGAAGTTATCTTACGCGTGCCTGGTATTGGGGTAAAAACTGCCAAAAAAATCATCAAAGCCCGCCGCTTTAATCAGATTACCTTGGATCATCTAAAAAAAATGGGAGCCGCGGTCAATCGCGCCAAGTATTTTATTGCCACCACAGGTAAAAACGAACACCTAGCGCACTTAACTCGTGATAACTTCCGTCAATTTGTGCTGGGGCAAACCCAAACCAAGTTTGGCGATCAGCGCAGTGGCCAACTGGCGCTATTTTAG
- a CDS encoding endonuclease/exonuclease/phosphatase family protein — protein sequence MLDILHTTFQILAGLIIFASAWGLLPLDNWWVRGVDFPRIQFLVIGVVSLIGLLLLTPDWQWPEIALIIALVLAIGFQLRMVLPYTRLWKQEVLLAKAMDNPVQVKLMVSNVLTPNNNTQALVDLVSQKQPDILITLESDKKWERALEAIEPEYPYTVKVPLDNLYGMHLYSKLELIDPEVKYLLIDDIPSIHTQVRLSNDEVIWLYCLHPMPPSPTEADKSTTRDAELLIVGRHIKANDQTAILAGDLNDVAWSKTTLMFQRISGLLDPRIGRFFINTFHVNYPFLRWALDHIFHSPCFTLVNIERLPSIGSDHFPVLTTLQYEHCAQVEQEQNATSATLKDKQETAEKIEEGKKEGVRLSEEHAEQQNEDNTEAEMTTTPPPQRP from the coding sequence ATGCTCGATATATTACATACTACGTTTCAAATATTGGCAGGTCTGATTATCTTTGCCAGTGCTTGGGGGCTATTGCCGCTGGATAACTGGTGGGTGAGGGGGGTAGATTTTCCTAGGATTCAGTTTTTGGTTATTGGGGTGGTAAGCTTAATAGGCTTGTTGCTACTAACGCCAGACTGGCAGTGGCCTGAGATTGCATTGATAATAGCCTTGGTACTGGCCATAGGCTTTCAGCTGCGTATGGTATTGCCTTATACTCGGCTATGGAAGCAAGAGGTGCTATTGGCTAAGGCGATGGACAATCCGGTACAAGTGAAGCTGATGGTCTCTAATGTGCTCACGCCCAACAACAATACCCAAGCGTTGGTAGATTTAGTGAGTCAAAAACAGCCCGATATTTTAATCACCTTAGAGTCAGATAAGAAGTGGGAGCGGGCACTTGAAGCCATTGAGCCTGAGTATCCTTATACGGTAAAGGTGCCATTAGATAACTTATATGGCATGCATTTGTACTCCAAGCTTGAGCTGATTGACCCTGAAGTGAAGTATCTGCTCATCGACGATATCCCCTCTATTCATACTCAAGTGCGGCTCAGTAATGATGAGGTGATTTGGCTGTATTGTTTGCATCCTATGCCGCCCAGTCCAACTGAGGCCGATAAGTCCACCACGCGAGATGCAGAGTTATTAATAGTGGGCCGTCATATTAAGGCCAATGACCAGACTGCGATTTTGGCGGGAGACTTAAACGATGTGGCTTGGTCAAAAACCACCTTAATGTTCCAGCGTATCTCGGGGCTGTTAGATCCGCGTATCGGGCGCTTTTTTATCAACACCTTTCATGTCAACTATCCGTTTTTGCGCTGGGCCTTAGACCATATTTTTCATAGTCCCTGCTTTACCTTAGTGAATATTGAGCGCTTGCCCTCTATCGGCTCCGATCATTTTCCAGTATTGACCACATTACAATATGAACATTGCGCTCAAGTGGAGCAAGAGCAAAATGCCACCTCTGCCACGCTTAAAGATAAGCAAGAAACCGCAGAGAAAATTGAAGAGGGCAAAAAAGAGGGGGTGCGTTTATCTGAGGAGCATGCCGAGCAGCAAAATGAGGATAATACGGAAGCGGAGATGACGACCACACCACCACCGCAGAGGCCTTAA
- a CDS encoding TIGR03915 family putative DNA repair protein, translating into MTQSLITNTAPIIVYPSSFEGWLSAVFYVYEQRLQNQPYLQWADQRSYQLSLIDTAHYVDFDEDKAQRVLVKLHALFGHSGMRQILWGFLSEQSDIGAVLFQVIKYALDFPARQVLQDLGHMAVLELSKIVKSVGREKHRMEAFVRFEHTTEDIYFSRVEPDFNVLPLIGEHFRQRYQDQNWAIYDLVRGYGIYYDKSQSTQAGPAPLQLVSELDDQVIHNPASIHSEQELRYQRFWQGYFANVTIKERKNPRLHKQYLPQRYWKYLTEKQVLPTAAHLSESR; encoded by the coding sequence ATGACCCAATCCCTCATCACCAACACCGCGCCTATTATTGTGTACCCTTCAAGCTTTGAGGGGTGGCTTAGCGCAGTTTTTTATGTGTATGAGCAGCGACTGCAAAATCAGCCTTATTTGCAGTGGGCCGACCAGCGCAGCTACCAGCTGTCACTTATTGATACTGCTCACTACGTTGATTTCGATGAAGATAAGGCACAGCGGGTGTTAGTTAAGCTCCATGCTTTATTCGGCCACTCAGGTATGCGCCAAATTTTATGGGGGTTTTTATCAGAGCAGTCCGATATTGGCGCTGTATTGTTCCAAGTGATTAAATATGCGCTAGATTTTCCTGCTCGGCAAGTACTACAAGATTTGGGGCATATGGCGGTACTTGAGCTGTCCAAAATTGTAAAATCTGTGGGGCGTGAAAAACACCGAATGGAGGCGTTTGTACGCTTTGAGCATACGACAGAAGATATTTATTTTTCGCGCGTAGAGCCGGACTTTAATGTCCTACCACTGATTGGAGAGCACTTTCGGCAGCGCTATCAAGATCAAAACTGGGCCATCTATGATTTGGTGCGTGGTTATGGTATTTATTATGACAAAAGCCAATCGACGCAAGCGGGCCCCGCACCCTTACAGCTTGTCTCAGAGCTTGATGATCAAGTGATACACAATCCTGCCAGTATTCACAGTGAACAAGAGCTGCGTTATCAAAGGTTTTGGCAAGGCTATTTTGCCAATGTGACCATTAAAGAGCGCAAAAACCCTCGGCTACACAAGCAGTATTTGCCGCAGCGTTACTGGAAATACCTCACTGAAAAACAAGTGTTGCCAACGGCGGCTCATTTGTCCGAATCACGTTAG
- a CDS encoding D-Ala-D-Ala carboxypeptidase family metallohydrolase: MNSPLKFPLGVTAAALLLATSCTSMAETSGASINEQRKIRPVSAGNTQTDALGNLIRTKELTIEQSTTIRPANTNHYPNQPNYNTGFGEQNYSFTQWLNSASYRAGDVGQYQRYLAGYVGSNSVPPLDQLLTTARSWEKCGYEQYQLPPRELWSNMIPTLRLYDQLKKQGVIPATAEIRSTYRSPGLNACAGGAGASKHMTNGAIDIWVPEYESQPWYKSGMQDKLCQFWSSQGEAYNFGLGLYSTGAIHLDTQGYRTWGAQYSDPNSYCRYIN; encoded by the coding sequence ATGAACAGCCCCTTAAAATTCCCGCTAGGTGTAACCGCTGCCGCCCTCTTATTAGCCACCAGCTGTACGAGTATGGCTGAGACCTCAGGCGCAAGCATTAATGAGCAAAGAAAAATCAGGCCCGTGAGTGCTGGTAATACCCAAACCGATGCGCTAGGCAATCTTATTCGCACTAAAGAGCTGACTATTGAGCAAAGCACCACCATTCGTCCAGCCAATACCAATCATTATCCCAATCAGCCTAATTATAATACTGGATTTGGTGAACAAAATTACAGCTTCACCCAGTGGTTAAATAGCGCCTCTTATCGGGCAGGTGATGTGGGGCAATACCAGCGATACTTAGCCGGTTATGTGGGTAGCAATAGTGTGCCACCGCTTGATCAGTTATTGACCACAGCGCGCAGCTGGGAAAAATGTGGATATGAGCAGTATCAGTTACCGCCGCGTGAGCTGTGGTCGAATATGATACCGACCCTACGGCTATATGATCAGCTCAAAAAACAAGGGGTCATTCCAGCCACCGCTGAGATTCGCTCCACTTATCGTTCACCTGGCTTAAATGCTTGTGCTGGCGGAGCAGGGGCCAGTAAACACATGACCAATGGCGCCATTGATATCTGGGTGCCTGAGTATGAGTCGCAGCCTTGGTATAAGAGCGGTATGCAAGATAAACTGTGTCAGTTTTGGTCAAGTCAAGGTGAGGCCTATAACTTTGGTTTGGGGTTATATTCCACAGGCGCCATACATCTAGATACCCAAGGCTATCGTACCTGGGGCGCTCAGTACTCAGACCCTAACTCTTATTGCCGCTATATAAATTAA
- the rodA gene encoding rod shape-determining protein RodA produces the protein MSKNQQYRFSRQTHHFGRDDNISIWQRIHIDPWLMLLLLTVCFIGLAILYSASTQDVAMVTRQMVSYLIAFSVMIGMAQIPPGMYRDFTPFFYVIGLFSLILVDLIGEVRMGAQRWIAIPGFGSVQPSEFMKLGLPMMCAWYLSRRDLPPNLITVASTLAIIVVPVLLIAKEPDLGTSLLVAASGFFVLFLAGLPWWMIGSAIGLMIPLVWAGWMFFMHDYQKQRVLTLLNPEADMLGAGWNITQSKTAIGAGGLTGKGYLEGTQSHLHFLPEGHTDFIIAAFSEEFGLLGVSVLMFLYACILVRSLFIASVHVDTYGRLLAGAIGMSFFVYVFVNIGMVGGILPIVGVPLPLISYGGTAIITLMAGFGLLMSVYTHNTK, from the coding sequence ATGTCAAAGAACCAACAATATCGATTTTCTCGGCAAACACATCATTTTGGCCGAGATGACAACATTAGTATCTGGCAACGCATACACATTGACCCTTGGTTGATGTTGCTGCTTTTGACCGTCTGTTTTATTGGTCTGGCCATTTTATACAGTGCTTCAACCCAAGATGTGGCGATGGTAACCCGTCAGATGGTCAGCTATCTAATCGCTTTTTCGGTGATGATAGGTATGGCGCAGATACCGCCTGGGATGTATCGTGATTTCACGCCGTTTTTTTATGTGATAGGCCTGTTCTCTTTGATATTGGTCGACCTCATCGGCGAGGTGCGTATGGGTGCTCAGCGCTGGATTGCCATTCCTGGTTTCGGTAGCGTGCAGCCTTCAGAGTTTATGAAGCTTGGCTTACCTATGATGTGTGCTTGGTATCTGTCACGCCGCGATTTGCCGCCCAACTTGATAACAGTGGCCTCGACATTGGCCATTATTGTTGTGCCAGTATTACTCATTGCTAAAGAGCCAGATTTGGGCACCTCGCTATTGGTTGCCGCCAGTGGCTTTTTTGTGCTGTTTTTAGCCGGTCTACCTTGGTGGATGATTGGCTCAGCCATTGGTTTGATGATTCCGCTGGTCTGGGCCGGTTGGATGTTCTTTATGCACGACTATCAAAAACAGCGGGTATTGACCCTGTTAAACCCCGAGGCGGATATGCTGGGTGCGGGATGGAACATCACTCAGTCTAAGACAGCCATCGGTGCTGGCGGGCTGACAGGTAAAGGCTATCTAGAGGGGACTCAATCACATCTGCACTTCTTGCCGGAAGGACATACTGATTTTATTATTGCTGCTTTTTCAGAAGAGTTTGGGCTGCTTGGCGTCAGCGTGCTGATGTTTTTATATGCCTGTATTTTGGTGCGCTCACTGTTTATCGCCTCTGTGCATGTCGATACTTACGGCAGACTGCTTGCCGGCGCCATTGGTATGTCATTTTTTGTGTATGTGTTCGTCAATATTGGTATGGTGGGCGGTATCTTGCCAATCGTTGGGGTACCGCTGCCGCTGATCAGTTACGGCGGCACGGCCATTATCACCTTGATGGCAGGTTTCGGTCTGTTAATGTCGGTATATACCCACAATACCAAGTAA
- a CDS encoding glycosyltransferase, whose translation MKVMRLLSSLKHDESERGIFHLGRALVKRGHTSIIISSADKEHDLVKRLERDGNIYNQLSLEKKSWLALRQVLPLRRLIEKHQPDIIHIHSRTPAWILHWALKGAKVKRKPKLVATMYGFYPLNNYSRALLNVDRLITVSDSVSDYLMQGLKELKNPPRSITRIYRGVDTRSFPYRYNPSVYWLRRTFAEYPELEHKKWLLFPTIIGQEYGQEWLIDVVGNLGEAFPNIHIIIMDDESRHGVVHDEFLQRVNALELQDKFTFIGSKRNDMREWLAAANLVLGLANQPESIGINILQAIHLGTPVVGWNKAAFNEILRPLYPQGLVKENTAYALCKVIRSQLENVMRPSITDKFTMQQMIDETLEVYSTLYDANQLSYSDTFIEKKRLKKKAQQNLR comes from the coding sequence ATGAAAGTGATGCGCCTGCTCTCTTCTTTAAAGCACGATGAATCCGAACGAGGGATTTTTCATCTTGGCCGCGCCTTGGTAAAACGGGGACACACCTCGATTATTATCTCCTCAGCTGACAAAGAGCACGATTTGGTCAAGCGCCTTGAGCGTGATGGTAACATCTATAATCAGCTGTCTTTAGAAAAAAAGTCTTGGCTGGCGCTACGCCAAGTGCTGCCGCTTCGCAGGCTTATTGAGAAGCATCAGCCGGATATTATTCATATCCATTCACGCACGCCGGCTTGGATATTGCATTGGGCGTTAAAAGGCGCCAAGGTTAAGCGAAAACCTAAGCTTGTGGCGACCATGTATGGCTTTTATCCACTTAATAATTACTCGCGCGCCCTGCTTAATGTCGACCGTTTAATTACCGTCTCTGATAGCGTCAGTGATTATCTGATGCAGGGACTCAAAGAGCTCAAAAACCCACCCCGCTCTATTACTCGTATCTATCGAGGCGTCGATACCCGCAGCTTTCCTTACCGTTACAACCCTTCTGTGTACTGGCTACGCCGCACTTTTGCTGAATATCCTGAGCTTGAGCACAAAAAGTGGCTACTGTTTCCCACCATCATAGGGCAAGAGTATGGACAAGAGTGGCTGATAGATGTGGTAGGTAATTTGGGTGAGGCTTTTCCCAATATTCATATTATTATTATGGATGATGAGTCGCGTCATGGTGTGGTGCACGATGAATTTTTACAGCGGGTTAATGCGTTAGAGCTTCAAGATAAGTTCACCTTCATTGGCTCTAAACGCAATGACATGCGTGAGTGGCTGGCAGCGGCCAACTTAGTGCTGGGCCTTGCCAATCAACCTGAATCTATTGGTATTAATATCTTACAAGCCATTCACTTAGGCACGCCTGTAGTGGGCTGGAACAAAGCCGCTTTTAATGAGATTTTGCGTCCTTTATACCCGCAAGGTTTGGTCAAAGAAAATACAGCCTACGCACTGTGTAAAGTTATTCGCAGCCAATTAGAGAATGTGATGCGCCCCTCTATCACAGATAAATTCACCATGCAGCAAATGATTGATGAGACTTTAGAGGTGTATAGCACGTTATATGATGCCAACCAGCTCAGCTACAGTGATACGTTTATTGAAAAAAAGCGGCTGAAAAAAAAGGCGCAGCAAAACTTACGATGA